The genomic segment CGGAGGTGGCGGTGGCCCGCGCCTGGCGGGCCGGGCAGCTCTCGGTCGAGTTGCAGAGTCCGCGCGCGATCGTCGAGGCGTTGGCCACGCTCGTCATCCACGGACTGCCGGACGACTACCACGCGACGCTGCGGGAGCGGTTGCTGTCGGCCTCCGAGGCGGAGGTGTCGGCGGCGGCCGCGACGCACCTGCATCCGGACGGGTTGACGCTGGTCGTGGAGGGCGACGCGGCGGTGATCCGGGACGAGTTGACCGCCTCCGGCCTCGGCGAGCTGATCGACTTCACCGGCTGACCCAGCCCGGGGCAGCGGCCGGGCTCACCCGGGCCGGACCACTACCCGGCTCGGGTAGCTACCGGGGACGGGTCGCCAGCCGGGTCGGGTGGGTGCTACCGGCCGGCCGGGTGGGCGCTGTGCCTGGCCGGGCCGCTGTGGGTGGCCGCGGTGAGGACGTGGTCGCTCACCATCCGGGTGGCGCCGATCAGGCCCGCCTGATCCCCCAGCTCGGACAGGACGATCGGCAGGTGGCCGGTGGCCAGCGGCAGCGAGGACCGGTAGACCACGCTGCGGATCTCGGCGAGCAGGGAGTGGCCCAGGCCGGCCAGGCCGCCGCCGATGACGATCATTCCCGGGTTGAAGAAGCTGACCAGTCGGGCCAGGACCTGCCCCACCCGGCGGCCGCCGTCGCGGACCATGCCGATCGCCGCCTGGTCGCCGGCCGCCGCGGCGTCGCGCACGTCGACGCCGGTCAGGGCGCCGGCCACCGAGAGCACCTCGGCGAGCTGGTCGGAGCGGCCGGTGCGGGCCGCCGAGACGGCGTCGCGGGTGAGCGCGGCCCCACCGAAGTACGCCTCCAGACAGCCGACGTTACCGCAGACGCAGACCGGCCCGCTGTCGTCGACGGCGGTGTGGCCGATGTCGCCGGCGCAGCCGTTCGCCCCGCGGTAGACGTCGCCGCCGACCACGATCCCGGCGCCGATCCCGGCCCCGATCTTGACGAAGAGGAAGTCGTCGAAGGCCTTGGCGATCCCGGCGTGCTTCTCGCCCAGCGCCATGATGTTGACGTCGTTGTCGACCAGCACCGGGCAGCCCAGTTCGGTGCTGAACATCTCCCGCACCGGGAAGAGGTGCCAGCCGGGCATGAACGGCGGTGAGACCGGTACGCCGTCGCGGAAGCTGACCGGACCGGGAATCCCCACCCCGGCGCCGGTGAACCGGGTGCTGCCCGACTCCGCGCGGAGCTTCGTGATCAGGTCGAGGGCCTGGCCGATGACGGCGTTGGGACCCTGCCGCAGCTCGGTGTGCTCGGTGACCCGGCCGAGCAGTCGAAGCTCACCGTCGGTGACGGCGACGTCGATCGTGCTGGCGCCGATGTCGATGCTGAGAAACCGGGTGTCGGCCGCGATCCGGACGATCGACGAGGGCCGGCCGCCCCGGGAGACCGCCGGACCGACGGTCTCGATCAGCCCTCGCTCGGTGAGCCGATCCAGTTCGGTGGCCACTTTGGAGCGGGAGAGCCCGACCGCGTCACCGAGTTCGGCCCGGGATCTGGGTCCGTCGTTGCGGAGCAGTCTGAGCACCAGCGCCTGGTGCGGGTTCTCCGGCCAGACTCCTAGCACGATGGTCATCGTCCCCTGACTGAAGCCGGCGCGAGTTCGTCCGACGGGTGGGCCGTGGGCACCCGGGCGGGGGCCGGCGGTGGTGAGGCCGCGGGCACCGGTCGGGGAACGGCCCGAGGGAGCCGGAGCCACGCGTTGACGCAGAGTAAGCGCCGTGTCAGCAAACTTAGTGCATCAGTTCAGTAACTTCAAGAATGATCGACAGAAGTTCGCCTGATCCGTACTAAAGTCCTCATAGGTGCCCCGGTGCGTCGGCGTTCCTGCCGCCCGGTGGCCGGCTGGTCCGGCCGGAGCGTAGTCGCGAAGGATATCTGGGTGATACTTCTGGCTGGCACAAGACAAAGCCATCGCCAGTTCACCTCGAAGTTTTGATCATCTGGCTCTTTCTTTCCCTGGCCACGGGGGTTACTGTCGCCCCAGACGTAACACCAGTGACACAGCGCCGTAAACGTTGGGTCGCCTGCACCGGCCCTGTCAAGGGGCCCGGGCTGCACCGCCGGGGGCGTGGCGGAGGCAGCCGCGGTGTCGAGCCGCCACCGGCCCAGCGGGTCCGGCGGCCGGACCCGCCAACCCCCAACCACGCCTCCGGTGCCACCGCGTATCGGCGGCGCGTGGCCCCGACTTCCCGGACCTTCCCAACTCGTCATCCGGCGGCCGTTGAGCCGTCTCGCAATGGCGGCCGACAGGCCGTCCCAGAAAGGTGGACAAGAATGGACGAGGTGCAACGCCGTACCGGTCAGCCCCAGCCCAGCGCGGCACTGACCCGGCGCCGGATTCTCGCGGCCTCCGCCGGCGCGGCGGCCGTCCTCGGCGCGGCCGGCCTGCCGGTCCTGCAGACCAACCGGCCGGCCAAGGCCGACGGCACCTGGCAGGTCAACCCGCTGATCCCGGCCCAGAACCGCGGCATCATCCTCTACAGCGTCCGGGACCGGATCAGCGCCGCGCCCGACGACAGCGGCGTTCCGTACGGCTTCGAGCGGGTGCTCGCCCGGCTCGCCGAGCTCGGCTACAAGGAGATCGAGTTCGCCGGCTACAACCAGCACACCTCGATCCTGGGCCGGCAGATCACCCCCGCCGAGATCCGCAAGATCCTCGACGACAACGGTCTGGTCGCCAACGGCACCCACACCCAGATCCGGGCGGACACGTTCCAGCAGCAGCTCGACATCGCCGAGGAACTCGGCATGAAGAACATCGGCACCGGCAGCGACCCGACCAACAGCGCATACCAGCCCGACTGGGACGCCGCCGCCGACCTCTGGAACGAGCTCGGCCGGCAGGCCCGGGAACGCAAGATGCGGCTCTACACCCACAACCACGACGCCGCCTACAACTTCCTGCTCGACTCGGGGCCGCTGGACGCCAACGGCCGGCCGACCCGGTCGTCGGGCGTGCGCAAGCTCGAGTACTTCATGGCCAAGACCGAGGCGAACCACGTCTACTTCGAGATGGACATCTACTGGGGCTACGTGGCCCGGCACAAGCACCACACCTACGTCAACTCGGCGGGCCGGGAGCGGACCAAGCTGTTCGACCCGATCCTGACCGTGGCCCGCCGGACCAAGCGGTTCCCGCTGTTCCACGCCAAGGACGGCAACCGCAACTCCGCGCTGACCAACGGGTACGAGATGACGCCGCTGGGCGAGGGCGACATCAACTTCCAGCAGTTCTTCCAGACCATCGGCGAGCCCGACTTCCACCACGCCAACTGGGAGATGGACACCGCGCCCGGCGGCGCGGCCAACCCCGGCCAGTCGCTGGAGTTCGCGGGCCTGAGCTACCAGAACATGGCCGACCTGACCATCTACACCAACGGCTGACAATTCCGTTCATGCAGGTCACCGCGGCGGCCGACCGGCCGTCGCGGTGACCCGTCCTGCCCCCCGTACCTGTTGTGTGAACGCTAACAGTCGATATAGGCTACCGACGGCCGTCGATGTGATGCGGCCATTCGTGCTGCCCTGATCAAACTTCTGTCACGATCAGAAAAAGTTCCGCTATCCAAGACCAAAGCTCTGGACACGGCGGCTAGAAGGCTCCTACTGTTTCGGGCACAACACGCCGATGCTGCGTCGGTGTAACCCCCCACTCCCGGAGGTGGACCCCCATGGGCACTGCGGAACCCGCCGTCGGCGGTGTCGAGCCGGTCGCGTCCGACCGGTCGGCCGAGCCCGGTGAGGTGGTCCTGCGGCTGACCGACGTGGTCAAGACCTTCCCCGGGGTACGGGCCCTCGACGGCGTGCAACTCGAGGTGCGGGCCGGCGAGGTGCACTGCCTGCTCGGCCAGAACGGCGCCGGGAAGTCGACCCTGATCAAGGTGCTGTCGGGGGTGCACCGCCCCGACTCCGGCCTGGTGGAGTGGCTCGGCTCGCCGGTGACGTTCGGCAATCCGCAGGCGGCCATGAGAGCCGGGATCGCCACCATCTACCAGGAGCTGGATCTGGTGGACGAGCTGTCGGTGGCCGAGAACGCCTTCCTCGGCCACGAGCAGCGCCGGCTCGGATTCGTCCGCCGCGGCCTGATGCGCCGGCGGACCGCCGAGATCCTGGCCCGGCTGGGGCACGGCGAGATCGCCGCCAGCCGGCTGGTGCGGACCCTGCCCGCCGCCGGCAAGCAGGTGGTGAGCATGGCCCGGGCGCTCTCCCACGACGCCCGCCTGATCATCATGGACGAGCCGTCCGCCGTGCTGGCCCACGACGAGGTGGACAACCTCTTCCGGATCGTCCGCGCGCTTACCGACCGGGGCATCGCGGTCATCTACATCTCGCACCGGCTGGAGGAGATCCGCGAGATCGGCGACCGGGTGACGGTCCTCAAGGACGGCCGCACCACGGCGGCGAACCTGCCGGCCCGCGACACCCCCACCAAGGACCTGGTCTCCCGGATGACCGGCCGGTCGATCGAGTACGTCTTCCCGAACCGGCCCGGCCCGGCTGACGCGACCGCCGCCGACCAGGCCACCGCCGATACGGCCGCCGCCACCGCGACCGCCGCCGGCCCGGCCACCGCCGGTGGCGAGGCACCGCTGTTGCAGGTGACCGGCCTGGCCCGCGACGGCGAGTTCACCGACGTGTCGCTCTCCGTGCGCGCGGGGGAGATCGTCGGGATCGCCGGGCTGGTCGGTTCCGGCCGCTCGGAACTGTTGGAAACGATCTTCGGGGCCCGGCGGGCAACGGCGGGCACGGTGAGGGTCAACGGGCGACCGCTGCGACCCGGCAGCGTCGGGGCCGCGGTCCGCGCGGGACTGGGCATGGCGCCGGAGGAGCGGAAGAGCCAGGCCCTGCTGCTCGGTGAGCCGGTCTACCGCAACGTCACGTTGGCGACCTTCGGCCGGTTCGCCCGCTTCGGCTTCACCGACGTCGGCCGGGAACGCGACGAGGCGAGTCGGGTCGGCGCGACCCTGGAGCTGCGGCCGCGCGACGTACGCCGGCCGGTGCGGACGCTCTCCGGTGGTAACCAGCAGAAGGTCGTGGTGGGGCGTTGGCTGCTGGGCGGCATCAAGCTGCTGCTGCTCGACGAGCCGACCCGGGGCGTCGACGTCGGCGCCCGGGCCGAGCTGTACCAGGTGGTCCGGGATCTGGCCGACAGCGGTGTCGGCGTCCTGCTGGTCTCCAGCGAGGTTCCCGAGGTCCTCGGGCTGGCCGACCGGGTGCTGGTGATGCGGGAGGGCCGCGTCATCCACGAGGCACCGGCCGGGCAGTTGGCCGAGGACACGGTGCTGGACCTGGTGATGGCCGGATCGCTCATGGAAGGGGCGTCGGCGTGAGCGGCACCGACCGGACCAGACGCGATGCGGGCGG from the Solwaraspora sp. WMMD1047 genome contains:
- a CDS encoding ROK family transcriptional regulator, producing MTIVLGVWPENPHQALVLRLLRNDGPRSRAELGDAVGLSRSKVATELDRLTERGLIETVGPAVSRGGRPSSIVRIAADTRFLSIDIGASTIDVAVTDGELRLLGRVTEHTELRQGPNAVIGQALDLITKLRAESGSTRFTGAGVGIPGPVSFRDGVPVSPPFMPGWHLFPVREMFSTELGCPVLVDNDVNIMALGEKHAGIAKAFDDFLFVKIGAGIGAGIVVGGDVYRGANGCAGDIGHTAVDDSGPVCVCGNVGCLEAYFGGAALTRDAVSAARTGRSDQLAEVLSVAGALTGVDVRDAAAAGDQAAIGMVRDGGRRVGQVLARLVSFFNPGMIVIGGGLAGLGHSLLAEIRSVVYRSSLPLATGHLPIVLSELGDQAGLIGATRMVSDHVLTAATHSGPARHSAHPAGR
- a CDS encoding sugar phosphate isomerase/epimerase, translated to MDEVQRRTGQPQPSAALTRRRILAASAGAAAVLGAAGLPVLQTNRPAKADGTWQVNPLIPAQNRGIILYSVRDRISAAPDDSGVPYGFERVLARLAELGYKEIEFAGYNQHTSILGRQITPAEIRKILDDNGLVANGTHTQIRADTFQQQLDIAEELGMKNIGTGSDPTNSAYQPDWDAAADLWNELGRQARERKMRLYTHNHDAAYNFLLDSGPLDANGRPTRSSGVRKLEYFMAKTEANHVYFEMDIYWGYVARHKHHTYVNSAGRERTKLFDPILTVARRTKRFPLFHAKDGNRNSALTNGYEMTPLGEGDINFQQFFQTIGEPDFHHANWEMDTAPGGAANPGQSLEFAGLSYQNMADLTIYTNG
- a CDS encoding sugar ABC transporter ATP-binding protein — encoded protein: MGTAEPAVGGVEPVASDRSAEPGEVVLRLTDVVKTFPGVRALDGVQLEVRAGEVHCLLGQNGAGKSTLIKVLSGVHRPDSGLVEWLGSPVTFGNPQAAMRAGIATIYQELDLVDELSVAENAFLGHEQRRLGFVRRGLMRRRTAEILARLGHGEIAASRLVRTLPAAGKQVVSMARALSHDARLIIMDEPSAVLAHDEVDNLFRIVRALTDRGIAVIYISHRLEEIREIGDRVTVLKDGRTTAANLPARDTPTKDLVSRMTGRSIEYVFPNRPGPADATAADQATADTAAATATAAGPATAGGEAPLLQVTGLARDGEFTDVSLSVRAGEIVGIAGLVGSGRSELLETIFGARRATAGTVRVNGRPLRPGSVGAAVRAGLGMAPEERKSQALLLGEPVYRNVTLATFGRFARFGFTDVGRERDEASRVGATLELRPRDVRRPVRTLSGGNQQKVVVGRWLLGGIKLLLLDEPTRGVDVGARAELYQVVRDLADSGVGVLLVSSEVPEVLGLADRVLVMREGRVIHEAPAGQLAEDTVLDLVMAGSLMEGASA